A genome region from Anopheles stephensi strain Indian chromosome 2, UCI_ANSTEP_V1.0, whole genome shotgun sequence includes the following:
- the LOC118502438 gene encoding uncharacterized protein LOC118502438, whose protein sequence is METVRVFNQELSGLYESKPPISKAKMASITRSAMKAIKFYKHVVQSVEKFIQKCKCEYKIPGLYVIDSIVRQSRHQFGPEKDVFAPRFARNMESTFAHLFRCPPEDKSKIIRVLNLWQKNMVFLPEVIQPLFDLANPDHPIHQQYNAQVLQEQGGANGMNLGGGLAHDSPVGGSMGGMDDHSGQLQMGETKQLDPSTIRQLQQFQQILMRQTSGDQANAVSKDQVKFNKKLLDFDYGSDDDDDKNSPSVPIPGNTGMPDLSQMPGGNIAQILSDPNVLKQLQNLQKLKQQDEKQTKLSEMLLKEEKFEKHLASVLMKLPFANECDLSRQPQIDLNAGHSKDVDTDNDVAITGVEILGDPLPVGGSRGGGGIGLGGSGSGTAGGSGGGGGNSDRYKSSSSSSRRKSRSRSPRDRRGGTGGRGGGRGRSHSRSRSVSPRSSRRRSSRDRGSTSTKDREREKEHERERKRKGLPEMKKENLSVCSTTLWVGHLSKLVQQEELSDTFGKYGDIVSIDMIPPRGCAFIVMNRRQDAFKSMQSLKNHKMHGRTITISWAAGKGVKSKEWKDYWDLDLGVSYIPWSKLSPSTDLESLEDGGMFDEDTMPQWMKEKSAVGGGAVGIGSAAAAAAAAMGLSLAPGMGLKKLDGTDLSTAAAAAAMLNPSLFPLSAVDTSQPPPTAMMGMGMPPFQMGPVARLPIPMGIPMGPNMVPGLGINVPPPGMMLSGNAPPLPMGGFGVLPPPPPSTSSSGTGMMGNGGGSSNLISSNMSKSSADDMDIEMEDEHTANPAPMVGGQSSGAFFNQPPPPLMPPSAANLPPGPPGNAVGFFGALAGNMQDNGGPLDIASDDGDGEAGGMGRAAREFLQRANEEGRDGRGRGGDRNRGEARDQRGGFDRGGGDSGARRERGERGSRWGNNFRGGEGPNNQQQDDRPLSERLRELAGVLEFNNQQQRGVGGGGGVGGGRNFGRGGFDGDDFGNRDGDFSRRGGNFQQNRFNNNAGGNGGDGGGRNMGRNGPFGNQQQGGGRGGNGGGMFGNRTGGGRNNNQQQQQQQQRGQFFNDDRQQQQGGFFDRDEGSNGYDSGSNNSNNGNNRRNWNDRSGRGGNRDEGNRGRGGGRQQNWRSGDESAGSGDGGGGGQRFNNARGGNNNRNQGGNRAGGGPARWDDDDETWDDANNRSTTGRPAQFSANARQQRRNSEGNDEQGQQQQEQEAHREGQPETEDMTMCDEQSSRHSEHDTARDMHSNALNRHIGDGEEAADGRRFARNLHHRNDEVDDERPQPILYSPEPEDESDQTNNNNNNNQFGGEDNSNYRDDGERRYNNDNAEREYRNSDAEGANHPDEYQPQEDTSTFGRVSEERLESQRNDDAPPQREEQNDYSRNESEQHNLPANDDHDRNEREAAGGSSPTITMPECEPRQDNADSNVPTNDNTDDNEAAQAESVACRDLLTSFEMWNSERSQSNGGGGGGSGGSSTKTLGMTSAISTAEPKPEDIQKTKELEKSLEPFNVFEAEEELNHRMEILAKLNTLVKQWVRDVSIAKNMPEAMAEKLGGKIYTFGSYRLGVHHKGADIDALCVAPRNIERADYFGSFFDLLKQQPEVTECRAVEEAFVPVIKMNFDGIEIDLLFARLALKEIPDNFDLRDDMLLKNLDQKSVRSLNGCRVTDEILRLVPNIDNFRLALRTIKLWAKRHGIYSNSLGYFGGVSWAMLVARTCQLYPNAVAATLVHKFFLVFSRWKWPQPVLLKQPDNVNLGFQVWDPRVNVQDRFHLMPIITPAYPQQNSTFNVSSSTRKVMLMEFNRGMQITDDIMMGKQLWEKLFEAPSFFYRYRHFIVLLVSSSNADDHLEWCGLVESKIRYLIQNLERNQHINLAHVNPKCYEQHEQNAATALNGADGKPTAFCSLWFIGLEFERSENLNVDLTESIQNFTDSVHKHAVHIKLLKDGMKIEARHVRRKQLTQYLDPNLLKRERKISDSYTQQSSGTGGGAVGGSNSNGSASPADAASRKRKSSDLASSTTTASSLTSPNAGAGLVGSNGSASKKRRNDSFDGTSNGSFCSTSSTTVVQMNATDTQSTEAGDASTASTNATATGQSASQSTDSAVNGERDESNAPSTCSPSEEPPSSVAGIADEETNNPFEPSPPTTESPPNGNDNSGKESNSGNSSTAAPAAAAAAAAAEVACSS, encoded by the exons ATGGAGACGGTGCGGGTGTTCAATCAGGAG CTATCCGGGCTCTATGAATCGAAACCGCCGATATCGAAGGCCAAAATGGCTTCGATTACCCGGAGTGCTATGAAGGCGATCAAATTCTACAAGCATGTGGTGCAGAGTGTTGAAAAGTTCATCCAGAAGTGCAAATGCGAGTACAAAATTCCCGGCCTGTACGTGATCGATTCCATCGTCCGCCAGTCGCGTCATCAGTTCGGTCCGGAGAAAGATGTGTTCGCACCCCGGTTTGCACGCAACATGGAATCCACGTTTGCGCATCTGTTCCGCTGCCCACCGGAAGATaag AGCAAAATTATTCGCGTGTTGAATCTGTGGCAAAAGAACATGGTATTTCTGCCGGAAGTCATCCAACCGCTGTTTGACCTTGCGAATCCGGACCACCCGATCCACCAGCAGTACAATGCGCAAGTGCTTCAGGAGCAAGGAGGAGCAAATGGGATGAATCTTGGTGGAGGGCTGGCCCATGACTCACCGGTCGGTGGTTCGATGGGTGGCATGGACGATCATAGCGGCCAGCTACAAATGGGCGAAACG AAGCAACTTGACCCGTCCACCATCAGACAGCTGCAACAGTTCCAGCAAATTTTGATGCGCCAAACGTCCGGCGATCAGGCAAACGCCGTCTCCAAGGATCAGGTTAAGTTCAACAAGAAGCTGCTGGACTTTGATTACGgcagtgatgatgatgatgataagaaTTCGCCATCGGTTCCGATACCGGGCAACACCGGTATGCCGGATCTGTCCCAGATGCCCGGTGGCAACATTGCGCAAATTTTGTCAGACCCGAACGTGCTGAAACAGTTGCAGAACCTGCAGAAGCTTAAGCAGCAGGACGAAAAGCAAACCAAGCTGTCGGAAATGCTGCTGAAGGAGGAAAAGTTCGAGAAGCACCTGGCCAGCGTTCTGATGAAGTTGCCGTTCGCCAACGAATGTGACCTTAGCCGACAGCCACAAATTGATCTGAATGCCG GTCACTCGAAGGATGTTGATACTGATAACGACGTGGCGATAACTGGAGTTGAG ATCCTTGGAGATCCTTTACCGGTCGGTGGCAGCCGTGGTGGAGGAGGCATCGGACTGGGCGGCAGTGGCAGTGGTACTGCAGGcggcagtggtggtggcggcggcaaCAGCGATCGCTACAAatcatcgtcttcgtcgtcgaGACGCAAGAGCCGATCGCGATCACCCCGCGATCGCCGCGGTGGTACCGGTGGCCGAGGAGGCGGTCGGGGCAGATCACATTCACGCTCGAGGTCCGTTTCGCCAAGGTCATCCCGAAGGCGATCGTCCCGTGATCGTGGTAGCACCTCGACCAAGGATCGGGAACGAGAGAAGGAGCACGAGCGCGAACGCAAACGGAAAGGATTGCCAGAAATGAAGAAAGAGAACCTGAGCG TTTGCAGCACGACACTGTGGGTTGGACATCTCTCGAAGCTGGTACAGCAGGAGGAACTGTCCGACACGTTCGGCAAATACGGCGATATCGTGAGCATTGATATGATTCCTCCTCGAGGTTGCGCGTTTATCGTGATGAACCGTCGCCAGGACGCGTTCAAGTCGATGCAAAGCCTGAAGAATCACAAGATGCACGGacgcaccatcaccatctcCTGGGCCGCCGGTAAGGGCGTCAAGAGCAAGGAATGGAAAGACTACTGGGATCTGGATCTGGGCGTGAGCTACATTCCCTGGTCCAAGCTGAGCCCCAGCACGGATCTTGAATCGCTCGAGGATGGTGGCATGTTCGACGAGGACACAATGCCCCAGTGGATGAAGGAAAAATCTgccgtcggtggtggtgcggtCGGCATTGGTTCGGCAGCGGCTGCAGCGGCCGCTGCCATGGGTCTCAGTTTGGCACCGGGCATGGGCTTAAAAAAGCTGGACGGTACCGATCTGTCTACGgcggcagctgcagcagctatGCTGAACCCTTCCCTATTTCCGCTGAGTGCGGTTGACACGAGCCAACCGCCACCTACTGCCATGATGGGGATGGGAATGCCACCTTTCCAAATGGGTCCTGTTGCAag ATTACCAATACCGATGGGCATTCCGATGGGTCCCAATATGGTACCGGGGCTAGGAATAAATGTGCCCCCTCCCGGTATGATGCTATCGGGCAATGCGCCCCCGTTACCGATGGGAGGGTTTGGCGTGTTACCCCCACCACCTCCGTCGACCAGTTCGTCTGGTACCGGCATGATGGGTAATGGCGGTGGTTCGTCGAATCTGATCAGTTCCAACATGAGTAAATCATCGGCAGACGATATGGACATCGAGATGGAGGATGAGCACACCGCCAATCCGGCCCCAATGGTTGGCGGCCAGAGTTCCGGTGCGTTCTTTAATCAGCCGCCTCCACCGTTAATGCCACCGAGCGCCGCAAACCTTCCACCAGGACCACCGGGTAACGCGGTAGGTTTCTTCGGTGCCCTGGCCGGTAACATGCAAGACAACGGAGGTCCGTTGGATATAGCGAGCGATGATGGAGATGGCGAAGCCGGCGGTATGGGCCGTGCAGCGAGAGAATTCCTGCAGCGAGCAAATGAGGAAGGAAGAGATGGTCGGGGCCGCGGAGGTGATCGCAATAGGGGGGAGGCGCGTGATCAACGAGGAGGCTTCGACCGGGGCGGCGGTGATAGTGGAGCACGACGCGAACGAGGTGAGCGTGGCAGTCGCTGGGGCAACAACTTCCGTGGCGGCGAAGGACCCAACAACCAGCAGCAAGATGACCGGCCACTGTCGGAACGGCTGCGTGAGCTGGCAGGAGTGTTGGAGTTCAATAACCAACAGCAAAGGggagttggtggtggtggcggtgtggGTGGTGGTCGCAACTTTGGACGCGGTGGATTTGATGGCGATG ATTTCGGCAATCGTGATGGAGATTTTTCGCGCCGTGGCGGTAACTTCCAGCAGAATCGTTTTAACAATAACGCGGGAGGAAACGGAGGCGACGGTGGTGGACGTAACATGGGTCGCAATGGTCCGTTCGGTAATCAACAGCAAGGAGGTGGGCGCGGCGGCAATGGCGGTGGCATGTTTGGCAATCGCACCGGTGGTGGAAGAAAcaacaaccagcagcagcagcagcaacagcagcgtgGTCAGTTCTTTAATGATgatcgtcagcagcagcagggcggCTTTTTTGATCGCGACGAAGGCAGCAATGGTTACGATTCCGGTAGCAACAACAGTAACAACGGCAATAATCGTCGAAACTGGAATGACCGGTCTGGTCGTGGTGGCAACCGTGACGAAGGGAACCGTGGACGTGGTGGCGGCAGACAACAAAATTGGCGCAGTGGTGATGAAAGTGCGGgaagtggtgatggtggtggtggtggtcagcGATTCAATAACGCCCGCGGAGGAAACAACAACCGCAACCAGGGTGGCAACCGTGCGGGCGGTGGACCGGCTCGGTgggacgacgatgacgaaacCTGGGATGACGCCAACAATCGGTCAACTACTGGACGGCCGGCTCAATTCTCCGCAAATGCACGCCAGCAGCGAAGAAACTCGGAAGGAAATGACGAGCagggacagcagcagcaagagcaGGAAGCCCACCGAGAAGGACAGCCGGAAACGGAAGATATGACAATGTGCGATGAACAATCGTCGCGGCACAGTGAACACGACACAGCCAGAGACATGCACAGCAACGCGCTGAACAGACACATCGGGGACGGCGAAGAGGCGGCCGATGGCCGACGGTTTGCCCGAAATCTGCACCATCGAAATGATGAGGTCGATGACGAACGACCGCAGCCCATCCTGTACTCTCCCGAGCCGGAGGATGAGTCGGATCAGAcgaataataataacaataataaccAGTTCGGCGGAGAAGATAATTCAAACTATCGCGACGACGGCGAACGACGATACAACAACGATAATGCGGAAAGAGAATACCGTAACAGTGACGCGGAGGGCGCCAATCACCCGGACGAATATCAGCCACAGGAAGACACATCCACATTCGGTCGAGTTTCGGAAGAACGTTTAGAAAGTCAACGGAACGACGATGCGCCACCCCAAAGAGAGGAACAAAATGATTACTCCCGCAATGAAAGCGAGCAGCATAACCTGCCCGCTAATGATGATCATGATCGTAACGAGCGGGAAGCAGCAGGCGGCTCATCACCAACGATCACCATGCCGGAGTGCGAGCCAAGACAAGACAATGCTGATTCTAATGTTCCCACAAACGACAACACCGACGACAATGAGGCAGCTCAAGCCGAATCAGTTGCATGT CGGGACTTGCTCACCAGCTTCGAGATGTGGAATTCTGAGCGGTCCCAGTCGaatggcggcggcggtggtggttccGGTGGTTCATCCACCAAAACGCTCGGCATGACGTCAGCGATTAGTACGGCCGAACCAAAACCGGAAGACATTCAAAAAACAAAGGAGCTGGAAAAAAGTCTAG AACCATTTAACGTGTTCGAAGCAGAGGAGGAACTGAATCATCGAATGGAAATTTTGGCCAAGCTCAACACACTCGTCAAGCAGTGGGTTCGCGATGTATCGATCGCGAAAAACATGCCGGAAGCGATGGCCGAAAAGCTGGGAGGGAAAATTTATACCTTTGGTTCGTATCGACTCGGAGTGCATCACAAGGGTGCCGATATTGATGCGCTGTGCGTTGCACCCCGCAACATCGAGCGTGCGGACTACTTCGGATCATTTTTCGACCTGCTGAAGCAACAGCCGGAAGTGACCGAGTGCAGG GCCGTCGAAGAAGCGTTCGTACCTGTTATCAAGATGAACTTTGATGGCATCGAGATCGATTTACTATTCGCGCGGCTAGCATTGAAGGAAATTCCGGACAACTTTGACCTGCGCGACGATATGCTGCTGAAGAACCTGGATCAAAAGTCCGTCCGCAGTCTGAACGGTTGCCGTGTGACGGACGAAATCCTGCGGCTCGTACCAAACATCGACAACTTTCGGTTGGCACTGCGCACGATTAAGCTTTGGGCTAAGC GTCACGGAATTTACTCTAACTCGCTCGGCTACTTCGGTGGTGTATCCTGGGCAATGCTGGTTGCCCGCACGTGTCAGCTCTATCCGAATGCGGTGGCGGCCACGCTGGTGCACAAATTTTTCCTCGTTTTCTCGCGCTGGAAGTGGCCCCAACCGGTTCTGCTCAAACAGCCCGACAACGTCAATCTTGGCTTTCAG GTGTGGGATCCACGAGTAAATGTGCAGGATCGGTTTCACCTAATGCCAATCATAACACCGGCCTATCCGCAACAAAATTCCACGTTCAACGTTTCCAGCTCAACGCGCAAGGTGATGCTGATGGAGTTTAACCGTGGCATGCAGATCACGGACGATATTATGATGGGCAAGCAGCTGTGGGAAAAGTTGTTCGAAGCGCCGAGTTTCTTCTACCG GTATCGTCACTTCATTGTGCTGTTGGTCAGCTCTAGCAATGCCGACGACCACCTCGAATGGTGCGGTTTGGTAGAGTCGAAGATACGCTATCTGATACAAAACCTGGAGCGCAATCAGCACATCAATTTGGCCCACGTCAATCCGAAATGCTACGAGCAGCACGAACAAAACGCGGCCACCGCCCTGAACGGTGCGGACGGGAAGCCGACTGCGTTCTGCTCGCTGTGGTTCATTGGGTTGGAGTTTGAGCGGTCCGAAAATCTGAACGTCGATCTTACCGAGAGTATACAAAACTTTACCGATTCCGTACACAAGCATGCG GTACACATTAAGCTGCTGAAGGATGGTATGAAGATCGAGGCACGGCACGTACGCCGGAAGCAGCTGACGCAGTATCTCGATCCGAATCTGTTGAAGCGCGAGCGAAAGATATCGGACAGCTACACGCAACAGTCATCCggcactggtggtggtgcggtggGCGGTAGCAATTCCAATGGGTCAGCTTCCCCGGCAGACGCTGCTTCTCGTAAACGAAAATCAAGCGATCTCGcatccagcaccaccactGCCTCCTCCCTAACCAGCCCTAACGCTGGCGCTGGCTTGGTGGGCAGCAATGGAAGTGCAAGCAAAAAACGACGAAACGATTCC TTCGACGGTACCTCGAATGGCAGCTTCTGCAGCACCTCGTCGACGACGGTCGTGCAAATGAATGCTACCGACACGCAAAGCACGGAAGCGGGCGATGCGTCCACTGCGAGTACCAACGCCACTGCTACCGGCCAGAGTGCATCACAGTCCACCGATTCGGCCGTGAATGGCGAAAGGGATGAAAGTAACGCTCCTTCCACATGCTCCCCCTCCGAAGAGCCACCGTCCAGTGTCGCCGGGATTGCCGATGAAGAAACTAACAACCCGTTCGAACCGTCCCCCCCGACCACTGAATCCCCCCCGAATGGTAATGACAACAGCGGTAAGGAGAGTAATAGTGGTAACAGTTCTACTGCGGCACctgcggcggcggcagcagcagcagcagcagaggtAGCCTGCTCTTCTTGA
- the LOC118506751 gene encoding protein ABHD18 isoform X1 has protein sequence MPPSRLDGLYRSLLLTKFFCKGWGKPENLERLFAFRKIMSNRAACSQLVPRDYPVEITKEELHSDCKILEGKFISPLEIYMPGLVPDVAQNAHFQILLPLKWNDERYKPICIHLAGTGDHYFWKRRNLIAKPLLKEANLGAIILENPFYGLRKPKEQRASSLQNVSDIFVMGGCLVLESLVLLNWCERNGYGPLGITGLSMGGHMASLAATNWPKPLVLVPCLSWSTASSVFTEGVMSHSINWDVLETQYFADGNFRERLSKMVTVVDDAFVAGKHFIQNFNQSVEELRLDINETKDLVCGDSSSDVNLTVIRETTPEREQKQSKNLIHINRTNALNLSEPLLNKLLSNVRCELTQEEIDELNMKIHLALKRHNEEQQQAEGSSVAGSKLILEVKAEDKGAATTTTTTSTTTTAPSSKSVGSKIMEYISWGSSSSSPDGVTEEKRIPIDTTKQRWWEREALQFMRGMMDECTHLKNFSVPYDTSLIIAICAKDDAYIPRDGCTSLEDIWPGAEIRYLDAGHVSAYVLHQKLFRSCIIEAFERAKKKWVPEAERLCGQVNGVATGPPAFDNVPQGPTKQGD, from the exons ATGCCTCCATCGCGCCTGGATGGTCTGTATCggtcgctgctgctgaccaAGTTCTTCTGCAAAGGTTGGGGCAAGCCGGAAAATCTCGAAAG ACTGTTCGCGTTCCGAAAGATCATGTCAAATCGTGCCGCATGTTCACAGCTGGTGCCACGCGATTATCCGGTAGAGATTACCAAGGAAGAGCTACACTCGGACTGTAAAATACTCGAGGGGAAGTTTATTTCGCCGCTGGAAATTTACATGCCCGGTCTGGTGCCGGATGTGGCACAGAACGCACACTTCCAGATACTGTTGCCGCTCAAGTGGAACGATGAGCGGTATAAGCCGATCTGTATCCATCTGGCCGGTACGGGTGATCAT TACTTTTGGAAGCGCCGGAACTTGATCGCCAAACCGCTGCTCAAGGAAGCGAATCTCGGTGCGATTATCCTGGAAAATCCATTCTACGGTTTGCGGAAGCCAAAAGAACAGCG TGCGTCCAGTTTACAAAACGTGTCGGACATCTTTGTTATGGGTGGCTGCTTAGTGCTGGAATCGCTCGTTCTTCTCAACTGGTGCGAACGGAACGGGTACGGTCCGCTGGGCATCACTGGTCTGTCGATGGGAGGACACATGGCATCGCTCGCCGCTACAAACTGGCCTAAACCGCTAGTGCTCGTCCCATGCCTATCCTGGTCGACCGCCTCGTCCGTGTTTACCGAGGGCGTCATGAGCCACTCCATCAATTGGGACGTGCTGGAAACGCAATACTTTGCCGACGGTAACTTCCGGGAGCGGCTGTCCAAAATGGTAACCGTGGTGGATGACGCATTTGTAGCCGGCAAGCATTTTATACAGAACTTCAATCAATCGGTGGAAGAGCTACGGTTAGACATAAACGAAACGAAGGATCTGGTCTGTGGCGATTCGTCGTCGGACGTCAACTTGACCGTGATCCGCGAGACAACGCCAgaacgggagcagaagcagtcAAAAAATCTCATCCACATTAATCGCACGAACGCGTTAAACTTGTCCGAGCCGTTGTTGAACAAGCTGCTTTCGAACGTGCGCTGTGAGCTGACGCAGGAAGAGATAGATGAGCTGAATATGAAAATTCATCTTGCGCTGAAGCGCCACAACGAGGAACAGCAACAAGCGGAAGGTAGCTCGGTAGCCGGCAGCAAGTTGATACTGGAGGTGAAAGCAGAAGACAAGGGTgcagcgacgacgacgacgacgacgtccaCCACCACGACGGCTCCGAGTTCAAAATCCGTTGGTTCGAAAATTATGGAGTACATTAGCTGGGGCTCATCATCGTCCTCACCCGATGGAGTGACGGAGGAGAAACGTATCCCGATCGACACGACCAAGCAACGGTGGTGGGAACGTGAGGCGCTACAATTCATGCGCGGCATGATGGACGAATGTACGCACCTGAAAAACTTTTCCGTTCCCTACGATACCTCGCTGATCATTGCGATTTGTGCCAAGGACGATGCGTACATTCCGCGCGATGGCTGCACCAGCCTGGAAGACATTTGGCCCGGAGCCGAAATCCGTTACCTCGATGCTGGGCACGTCAGTGCGTACGTACTGCACCAGAAGCTGTTCCGGTCGTGCATTATTGAGGCGTTTGAACGGGCAAAGAAAAAGTGGGTCCCGGAAGCGGAACGGCTATGTGGTCAGGTGAACGGTGTGGCGACCGGGCCGCCCGCGTTCGACAACGTTCCCCAAGGGCCTACAAAGCAGGGCGACTAG
- the LOC118506751 gene encoding protein ABHD18 isoform X2: MSNRAACSQLVPRDYPVEITKEELHSDCKILEGKFISPLEIYMPGLVPDVAQNAHFQILLPLKWNDERYKPICIHLAGTGDHYFWKRRNLIAKPLLKEANLGAIILENPFYGLRKPKEQRASSLQNVSDIFVMGGCLVLESLVLLNWCERNGYGPLGITGLSMGGHMASLAATNWPKPLVLVPCLSWSTASSVFTEGVMSHSINWDVLETQYFADGNFRERLSKMVTVVDDAFVAGKHFIQNFNQSVEELRLDINETKDLVCGDSSSDVNLTVIRETTPEREQKQSKNLIHINRTNALNLSEPLLNKLLSNVRCELTQEEIDELNMKIHLALKRHNEEQQQAEGSSVAGSKLILEVKAEDKGAATTTTTTSTTTTAPSSKSVGSKIMEYISWGSSSSSPDGVTEEKRIPIDTTKQRWWEREALQFMRGMMDECTHLKNFSVPYDTSLIIAICAKDDAYIPRDGCTSLEDIWPGAEIRYLDAGHVSAYVLHQKLFRSCIIEAFERAKKKWVPEAERLCGQVNGVATGPPAFDNVPQGPTKQGD, encoded by the exons ATGTCAAATCGTGCCGCATGTTCACAGCTGGTGCCACGCGATTATCCGGTAGAGATTACCAAGGAAGAGCTACACTCGGACTGTAAAATACTCGAGGGGAAGTTTATTTCGCCGCTGGAAATTTACATGCCCGGTCTGGTGCCGGATGTGGCACAGAACGCACACTTCCAGATACTGTTGCCGCTCAAGTGGAACGATGAGCGGTATAAGCCGATCTGTATCCATCTGGCCGGTACGGGTGATCAT TACTTTTGGAAGCGCCGGAACTTGATCGCCAAACCGCTGCTCAAGGAAGCGAATCTCGGTGCGATTATCCTGGAAAATCCATTCTACGGTTTGCGGAAGCCAAAAGAACAGCG TGCGTCCAGTTTACAAAACGTGTCGGACATCTTTGTTATGGGTGGCTGCTTAGTGCTGGAATCGCTCGTTCTTCTCAACTGGTGCGAACGGAACGGGTACGGTCCGCTGGGCATCACTGGTCTGTCGATGGGAGGACACATGGCATCGCTCGCCGCTACAAACTGGCCTAAACCGCTAGTGCTCGTCCCATGCCTATCCTGGTCGACCGCCTCGTCCGTGTTTACCGAGGGCGTCATGAGCCACTCCATCAATTGGGACGTGCTGGAAACGCAATACTTTGCCGACGGTAACTTCCGGGAGCGGCTGTCCAAAATGGTAACCGTGGTGGATGACGCATTTGTAGCCGGCAAGCATTTTATACAGAACTTCAATCAATCGGTGGAAGAGCTACGGTTAGACATAAACGAAACGAAGGATCTGGTCTGTGGCGATTCGTCGTCGGACGTCAACTTGACCGTGATCCGCGAGACAACGCCAgaacgggagcagaagcagtcAAAAAATCTCATCCACATTAATCGCACGAACGCGTTAAACTTGTCCGAGCCGTTGTTGAACAAGCTGCTTTCGAACGTGCGCTGTGAGCTGACGCAGGAAGAGATAGATGAGCTGAATATGAAAATTCATCTTGCGCTGAAGCGCCACAACGAGGAACAGCAACAAGCGGAAGGTAGCTCGGTAGCCGGCAGCAAGTTGATACTGGAGGTGAAAGCAGAAGACAAGGGTgcagcgacgacgacgacgacgacgtccaCCACCACGACGGCTCCGAGTTCAAAATCCGTTGGTTCGAAAATTATGGAGTACATTAGCTGGGGCTCATCATCGTCCTCACCCGATGGAGTGACGGAGGAGAAACGTATCCCGATCGACACGACCAAGCAACGGTGGTGGGAACGTGAGGCGCTACAATTCATGCGCGGCATGATGGACGAATGTACGCACCTGAAAAACTTTTCCGTTCCCTACGATACCTCGCTGATCATTGCGATTTGTGCCAAGGACGATGCGTACATTCCGCGCGATGGCTGCACCAGCCTGGAAGACATTTGGCCCGGAGCCGAAATCCGTTACCTCGATGCTGGGCACGTCAGTGCGTACGTACTGCACCAGAAGCTGTTCCGGTCGTGCATTATTGAGGCGTTTGAACGGGCAAAGAAAAAGTGGGTCCCGGAAGCGGAACGGCTATGTGGTCAGGTGAACGGTGTGGCGACCGGGCCGCCCGCGTTCGACAACGTTCCCCAAGGGCCTACAAAGCAGGGCGACTAG